One genomic window of Pelagicoccus enzymogenes includes the following:
- a CDS encoding helix-turn-helix transcriptional regulator yields the protein MPLKNGSYKGATWATRRALLDMLKLQGELTSLQMAEALGVSPMAIRQHMQELEAAGDVNSIDRARGKGRPSKFWSLAPAAARHFPDRHRDLMLDLLSNVQNVLGDDAMDRLLDERGDEQARNYGRQVADCESLSARVQALARLRSEEGYMAEASEQDGVFTLVENHCPICAAASACKGLCDRELSVFERVLGPGCTVERVEHLLSGARRCAYQIRPKNGQD from the coding sequence ATGCCTTTGAAGAATGGGAGTTACAAAGGGGCCACTTGGGCGACCCGCCGCGCCTTGCTAGACATGCTCAAGCTGCAGGGCGAACTCACCAGCTTGCAGATGGCGGAGGCTCTGGGAGTCTCGCCGATGGCGATTCGCCAGCACATGCAGGAGCTTGAGGCGGCCGGCGACGTAAATTCGATCGATCGGGCTAGAGGAAAGGGGCGCCCCAGCAAGTTTTGGTCGCTCGCTCCGGCAGCGGCTCGTCACTTTCCGGACCGGCACCGGGACTTGATGCTGGACCTGCTGAGCAATGTGCAAAACGTATTGGGTGACGATGCGATGGATCGCTTGCTTGATGAGCGGGGCGACGAGCAAGCTCGCAACTACGGTCGGCAGGTCGCCGACTGCGAGTCGCTGAGCGCGCGGGTGCAGGCCTTGGCTCGTTTGCGGAGCGAGGAAGGCTACATGGCGGAGGCGAGCGAGCAGGATGGCGTCTTTACGCTGGTGGAAAACCACTGCCCCATTTGCGCGGCGGCCAGCGCTTGCAAGGGCTTGTGCGATCGGGAGCTTTCGGTGTTCGAGAGGGTGCTGGGGCCGGGTTGCACGGTTGAGCGCGTGGAGCACCTGCTGTCGGGGGCGAGGCGTTGCGCTTACCAGATTCGTCCGAAAAACGGACAGGATTAA
- a CDS encoding chemotaxis protein CheX, which produces MSVSVPVGKIHEFLSSSLIKVIGTMASMECSCLGHESYSGKQAFSPKIDPARDDSKRMFASSVGFAGEINGVCYLFMTENFAYGAGAKITGLDREDLDDDVVRDVCGELTNMFAGTFKNKLADLGLPSTLTLPTVVQGKRMAISTAGTAEQYRFTFEVNGLNIYADLLLRNRT; this is translated from the coding sequence ATGTCCGTTTCTGTACCCGTCGGAAAAATCCACGAATTCCTAAGTTCATCACTGATCAAGGTGATCGGTACCATGGCCAGCATGGAGTGCAGCTGCCTCGGCCATGAATCGTATTCCGGCAAACAAGCTTTCAGCCCGAAAATCGACCCCGCGAGGGACGACTCGAAGAGAATGTTCGCGTCCTCCGTCGGGTTCGCAGGCGAAATCAACGGCGTCTGCTACCTCTTCATGACGGAGAATTTCGCCTACGGAGCCGGAGCGAAGATCACCGGGCTGGACCGCGAGGACCTCGACGACGATGTCGTGCGCGACGTCTGCGGCGAGCTGACCAACATGTTCGCTGGCACCTTCAAGAACAAGCTGGCCGACCTCGGACTCCCTTCCACCTTGACCCTCCCAACCGTCGTGCAAGGCAAGCGCATGGCCATCAGCACTGCCGGCACTGCCGAACAGTACCGCTTCACCTTCGAGGTCAACGGGCTGAACATCTACGCCGACCTGCTCCTGCGCAACCGCACCTGA
- the mgtE gene encoding magnesium transporter translates to MEERDEQTQPVSSAFDRDISRLKEMHPSDIAEAIEDRELSEIRSVLREFSDEYVAEILTELPQEIQTDLMENMRLDRVSEIIPEMYSDDAADALGQVSPERLKSIMDQLPDADVEEITTLLEYPEDTAGGIMRKEVHTVLTSMALSEAREAIRRGEEEDQDNALYVYAVDENGRLQGVLRLRDLLFRDLRLKVSSVMITDVRSISVNADQEEIANIFQKYNYLALPVVDDFGKLVGLVTSDDVIDVIQEEATEDMQRMVGLSGEEMVTTHWSRSAKNRIPWLLVNLGTAFLAAWVVSMFEDTLVKYAMLAAFLPIVGGMGGNAGAQTLTIVVRSLALGEIEDNEWRRVLIKEILIGSVSGVVIGATVGLISWLWMGSWVLGGVVCLAMQLNLLAAALAGVMVPIGLRAVKVDPALASSIMVTTVTDVMGFFLFLSLASIALKFLAL, encoded by the coding sequence ATGGAGGAACGGGACGAACAGACTCAGCCTGTTAGCAGCGCCTTCGACCGCGACATCAGCCGGTTGAAGGAAATGCACCCGAGCGATATCGCAGAGGCGATCGAAGACCGCGAGCTGAGCGAAATTCGTAGCGTCCTGCGCGAATTCAGCGACGAGTACGTCGCGGAGATCCTGACCGAACTGCCACAGGAGATACAAACCGACCTCATGGAAAATATGAGGCTCGATCGCGTGTCAGAGATCATCCCGGAGATGTATTCCGACGACGCGGCCGACGCACTCGGACAAGTCTCTCCCGAGCGACTGAAATCCATCATGGACCAGCTTCCCGACGCGGACGTCGAGGAGATCACCACCTTGCTGGAATACCCCGAGGATACCGCTGGCGGTATCATGAGAAAGGAGGTGCACACCGTGCTCACCTCCATGGCCCTTTCCGAAGCCCGCGAAGCCATTCGCCGCGGTGAGGAGGAAGATCAAGATAATGCCCTCTACGTGTACGCCGTAGACGAAAACGGGCGTCTGCAAGGCGTGCTTCGTTTGCGCGACCTCCTTTTCCGCGACCTGCGGCTGAAGGTCTCTTCAGTTATGATCACCGACGTGCGATCCATCAGCGTCAACGCCGACCAGGAGGAGATCGCCAACATTTTCCAGAAGTACAACTACCTCGCCCTCCCCGTCGTCGACGACTTCGGCAAATTGGTCGGGCTCGTGACCTCGGACGACGTCATCGACGTAATCCAAGAAGAAGCCACCGAAGACATGCAGCGCATGGTCGGTTTGAGCGGCGAGGAAATGGTCACCACCCACTGGAGCCGCTCCGCCAAAAACCGCATTCCCTGGCTGCTGGTGAACCTCGGAACCGCCTTTCTGGCCGCTTGGGTGGTTTCCATGTTCGAGGATACCCTCGTCAAGTACGCCATGCTCGCCGCATTCCTGCCCATCGTCGGCGGCATGGGAGGGAACGCCGGAGCCCAAACCCTCACTATCGTCGTCCGCTCCCTTGCCCTCGGCGAAATCGAGGACAACGAATGGCGACGCGTTCTCATCAAAGAAATCCTAATCGGCTCAGTGTCCGGCGTGGTCATCGGGGCGACCGTGGGCCTCATCTCTTGGCTTTGGATGGGGAGCTGGGTACTCGGAGGCGTCGTCTGCCTCGCGATGCAGCTCAACCTGCTTGCCGCCGCCCTTGCGGGCGTTATGGTTCCCATCGGCCTAAGAGCCGTGAAAGTCGATCCCGCGCTCGCATCCTCCATCATGGTCACCACCGTGACGGACGTGATGGGCTTCTTCCTCTTCCTTAGCCTCGCGAGCATTGCCCTAAAATTTCTCGCCCTGTAA
- a CDS encoding YheT family hydrolase, producing MPLLDCRPYRCPVLLRGEHMETIVPNLSRRRFSVPYRRERVELADGDFVDLDTAIYEGKESFDTCLLALHGLEGSSTAPYVKSLAKALRRREWDFVAMNMRGCSHELNRALRFYHSGETGDLREVLLFLATRYRRIFLFGFSLGGNVVLKYMGENLGAVSSAVAGAVAVSAPVELQGSALQIGGPGNRFYMKRFIRLLSQKVEAKAQVYPEELDATGVRELKSFQEFDGRYTAPLNGFASAQDYWRKCSALNWLQDIAVPSLLINARNDPFLSDACFPKEIARTSPALYSVFPDRGGHLGFPGKRRLGCAWHEEVALEFLAGL from the coding sequence ATGCCATTGCTTGATTGCCGTCCCTACCGTTGCCCCGTCCTGCTGAGAGGCGAGCACATGGAAACCATCGTGCCAAACCTGAGTCGCCGCCGGTTTTCGGTTCCTTATCGCCGGGAACGCGTGGAGTTGGCGGATGGCGATTTCGTCGACTTAGATACTGCGATTTACGAGGGTAAGGAAAGTTTCGATACATGCCTATTGGCCTTGCACGGCTTGGAGGGATCTTCCACGGCGCCGTACGTGAAGAGCTTGGCGAAAGCATTGCGGCGGAGGGAATGGGATTTTGTGGCGATGAACATGAGGGGCTGCAGCCACGAGCTGAATCGGGCTTTGCGTTTTTATCACAGTGGCGAGACGGGAGATTTGCGTGAGGTCCTGCTGTTTTTGGCGACGCGGTATCGGCGCATCTTTCTCTTTGGCTTCAGCTTGGGAGGGAACGTGGTCCTCAAGTATATGGGGGAGAACCTAGGGGCTGTTAGCTCCGCGGTGGCAGGGGCGGTCGCGGTATCGGCTCCGGTGGAGCTTCAGGGGTCTGCTTTGCAAATTGGCGGACCTGGGAACCGTTTTTACATGAAGCGGTTTATCCGCTTGCTAAGTCAGAAAGTGGAAGCGAAGGCTCAGGTGTATCCAGAAGAATTGGACGCGACGGGCGTACGTGAATTGAAGAGCTTTCAAGAATTTGACGGGCGCTACACGGCTCCTCTCAACGGCTTCGCCAGCGCCCAAGATTACTGGCGGAAGTGCAGCGCCTTGAACTGGCTGCAAGACATTGCGGTTCCTTCATTGTTGATCAATGCACGCAATGACCCGTTTTTGTCGGATGCCTGCTTCCCGAAGGAAATCGCTCGGACAAGCCCAGCTTTGTATTCGGTATTTCCCGACAGGGGCGGGCATCTCGGCTTTCCGGGGAAGCGAAGGCTAGGCTGCGCCTGGCATGAGGAGGTGGCTCTGGAATTTTTGGCAGGACTTTAG
- a CDS encoding SOS response-associated peptidase has translation MCGRYTLRKGLSNVAEKLGDYLLEAAPESVSSIGPRYNIAPTQNNLVLRQSFDNPDRLQAAYLRWGLVPSWSKTPQTQAPMINARSETVAEKPSFRAAFQRRRCLVPADGFYEWKKTKGLNQPYFFSMADDSVFLMAGIWETWQGDHNQRFDSYTILTTHANSLMAKYHERMPVILSGESLKTWLEPSVTQLGATERHELFAPIDAALMSCRPANPAVNNNRSEGPKCLEAPEEKPIPQLDLDI, from the coding sequence ATGTGCGGTCGTTACACTCTGAGAAAAGGTTTGAGCAATGTTGCCGAAAAGTTGGGCGACTACCTGCTCGAGGCTGCTCCGGAGTCAGTCAGCAGCATCGGTCCGCGCTACAACATCGCCCCCACTCAGAACAACTTGGTGCTGCGCCAGTCCTTCGACAATCCCGATCGCTTGCAGGCAGCTTACCTGCGCTGGGGTCTCGTGCCCAGCTGGTCCAAAACCCCGCAAACGCAGGCTCCCATGATCAATGCCAGATCCGAGACGGTAGCCGAAAAGCCCTCTTTCCGGGCAGCCTTCCAAAGGCGCCGCTGCCTAGTGCCGGCCGACGGGTTCTACGAATGGAAAAAGACCAAAGGCCTCAACCAGCCCTACTTTTTCAGCATGGCCGACGATTCGGTCTTTCTCATGGCCGGCATTTGGGAAACCTGGCAAGGCGACCACAACCAACGCTTCGACAGCTACACCATTCTCACCACCCACGCCAATTCGCTCATGGCCAAGTACCACGAGCGCATGCCCGTGATCCTTTCCGGAGAAAGCCTAAAAACATGGCTGGAGCCCAGCGTCACCCAGCTGGGAGCCACCGAGCGCCACGAGCTCTTCGCCCCTATCGACGCCGCTCTCATGAGCTGCCGACCAGCAAATCCAGCCGTGAACAACAATCGCAGCGAGGGTCCCAAATGCCTCGAAGCGCCCGAGGAAAAACCCATTCCACAGCTCGACTTGGATATTTGA
- the sthA gene encoding Si-specific NAD(P)(+) transhydrogenase, which produces MTPDETFDLIVIGSGPGGQKAADQATKSGLKVAIVERERAVGGTCVHLGTIPSKTLREAALTITTLKRNADVFDFKLKDDMEVSTLMKRLDSVLQSYTSFISSHIGSTGGKVFLGRASFVDSHTVLVTSVKGTKTVLRGENIVIASGSRPRTPPEIPVDHEHILDSDSILSMIYLPRSLTVIGAGVIASEYASIFSLLGVEVTMIDRTPRPLMFMEPELTAKFLDNFTRNGGNYIGNVKATSVEWNGMQVRTVLDNGQELLSDKMLVAQGRLANVEPLNLGAIQLAQGRNNVISVDENYQTSVPNIYAVGDVIGPPSLASVSMEQGRRAVHHILGKDSHHAIELVPIGIYSVPELSSVGLSEEQAREKYGDHIIIGRANFEEVARGQIAGIQDGMLKMIADPQGKKLLGVHIVAEGATDLVHVGEMAILNGNDIDIFLENILNFPTLGEAYRIAALDIAAKRSKRHSKRHQPRIQKLIDEAELN; this is translated from the coding sequence ATGACCCCTGACGAAACCTTCGACCTCATCGTCATCGGCTCCGGCCCCGGCGGCCAAAAAGCCGCCGACCAAGCCACAAAGTCCGGCCTGAAAGTCGCCATCGTCGAGCGGGAGCGAGCCGTGGGCGGAACCTGCGTGCACCTCGGTACCATTCCCAGCAAGACCCTGAGAGAAGCCGCCCTCACCATCACGACGCTCAAGCGAAACGCCGACGTCTTCGACTTCAAGCTCAAGGACGACATGGAAGTTTCGACCTTGATGAAGCGCCTGGACTCCGTCCTGCAATCCTACACCTCCTTCATCTCCAGCCACATCGGCTCCACCGGCGGAAAAGTCTTCCTCGGCCGCGCCAGTTTCGTGGACTCCCATACCGTGCTTGTCACCTCCGTGAAGGGGACTAAGACTGTGCTTCGCGGAGAAAACATCGTCATCGCCTCCGGGTCCCGCCCTCGTACGCCTCCCGAAATACCAGTCGACCACGAACATATCCTCGATAGCGATTCCATACTCAGCATGATCTACCTTCCCCGGTCGCTCACCGTGATCGGCGCCGGGGTCATCGCCTCCGAGTACGCATCCATTTTTTCACTACTCGGCGTCGAAGTCACCATGATCGATCGCACCCCGCGGCCTCTGATGTTCATGGAGCCCGAGCTCACCGCCAAGTTCCTCGACAACTTTACCCGCAACGGAGGCAACTACATCGGCAACGTCAAAGCCACGAGCGTCGAGTGGAACGGCATGCAAGTGCGCACCGTTCTGGACAACGGACAAGAGCTCCTCAGCGACAAGATGCTCGTAGCGCAAGGCAGACTCGCTAACGTCGAACCGCTCAACCTGGGCGCCATTCAGCTCGCCCAAGGCCGCAACAACGTTATCTCCGTCGACGAAAACTACCAAACGTCCGTACCCAACATTTATGCGGTGGGTGACGTGATCGGCCCTCCGTCTCTCGCCTCCGTATCCATGGAGCAAGGACGTCGCGCCGTGCACCACATCCTCGGCAAAGACTCCCACCACGCCATCGAACTCGTGCCTATCGGCATCTATTCCGTTCCGGAGCTTTCCTCGGTCGGACTTTCCGAAGAGCAGGCCCGGGAAAAATACGGCGACCACATCATTATCGGCAGAGCCAACTTCGAAGAAGTCGCCCGCGGCCAGATCGCCGGCATCCAAGACGGCATGCTCAAGATGATCGCCGATCCGCAGGGCAAGAAACTGCTCGGCGTGCACATCGTCGCCGAGGGAGCCACCGATCTCGTGCATGTTGGCGAGATGGCAATCCTCAACGGCAACGACATCGATATCTTCCTGGAGAACATCCTCAACTTCCCCACCCTCGGCGAGGCCTACCGCATCGCCGCCCTCGATATCGCGGCCAAACGCAGCAAGCGCCACAGCAAACGCCACCAGCCACGCATCCAAAAGCTGATCGACGAAGCGGAACTCAACTAA
- a CDS encoding HDOD domain-containing protein, producing the protein MPNQPDTTSPVQTVASAIVQGIKSGKLELPVMPAVASKILALTNDPNADMAELSKLIHSDQSIASQTLRIANSAGYASGEPIVSLQQAVTRLGMKLLGEIAIAVSIQSDIFKAPGFEKQIRSLLRHALAAGAYGREIARKRRRNVEGQFLCGLLHSVGRPIALQLVAKVQDRLGITLEDQELKQIVAGLSPKVATKVAIDWKLPKQLQITTVYYNNYAAAPTFKDECAATYLSQRFANWIVNPVGTNIIELGRDPVVEYLNFYQDDFQELLTKKEDVKAVVSAMEL; encoded by the coding sequence ATGCCGAACCAGCCAGACACAACTTCCCCCGTGCAGACAGTGGCCAGCGCCATCGTGCAAGGAATCAAGTCCGGAAAGCTCGAACTCCCCGTAATGCCGGCGGTAGCCAGCAAGATTCTAGCCCTCACCAACGACCCAAACGCGGATATGGCAGAGCTCTCCAAGCTCATCCATAGCGACCAGTCTATCGCGTCCCAAACCCTCCGCATCGCCAACTCCGCGGGCTACGCCAGCGGCGAGCCCATCGTATCCCTCCAGCAAGCCGTCACCCGGCTCGGCATGAAACTGCTCGGAGAAATCGCGATCGCCGTCTCTATCCAAAGCGACATCTTCAAGGCCCCAGGCTTCGAGAAACAGATCAGAAGTCTCCTGCGCCACGCTCTCGCAGCCGGAGCCTACGGAAGGGAAATCGCCCGCAAACGGCGCCGCAACGTCGAGGGCCAATTCCTCTGCGGATTGCTCCACTCCGTCGGTCGCCCCATCGCCCTGCAACTGGTAGCGAAAGTTCAAGACCGGCTCGGGATCACGCTCGAAGACCAGGAGCTCAAGCAAATCGTCGCCGGGCTCAGCCCCAAGGTCGCCACCAAGGTCGCCATCGACTGGAAGTTGCCCAAGCAGCTCCAAATCACCACCGTCTACTACAACAACTACGCCGCCGCGCCCACCTTCAAAGACGAGTGCGCCGCTACCTACCTCTCCCAACGGTTCGCCAATTGGATCGTGAATCCGGTCGGCACCAATATCATCGAACTCGGACGGGACCCCGTCGTCGAATACCTCAACTTCTACCAAGACGACTTCCAGGAACTCCTCACTAAAAAAGAAGATGTCAAAGCGGTGGTGTCCGCCATGGAACTATGA
- a CDS encoding chemotaxis protein CheX produces the protein MPTQNIPTERLDNLAREAVVTVFDSMVGETVTWKDSSCLIENAAGDLLTKLPIAEGLYAIVVSWVGDANGKVMLVLPKAAAERFALKLFDLPSLDWLEGDSEEALQDTLGELGNMMVGLVKGGLTKWYPNLALTTPKVLKNRRMKVDTAAMSFRRQYTFEGFGSELMIDFCCE, from the coding sequence ATGCCTACTCAGAACATACCGACCGAGCGTTTGGACAATTTAGCGAGGGAGGCGGTCGTGACCGTTTTCGATTCGATGGTTGGCGAGACCGTGACTTGGAAAGACAGCTCCTGCTTGATCGAAAACGCGGCAGGCGACCTGCTGACCAAGCTGCCGATCGCGGAAGGTCTCTACGCGATCGTAGTGAGTTGGGTGGGGGACGCGAATGGCAAGGTCATGCTGGTGCTCCCCAAAGCAGCGGCTGAGCGCTTCGCCCTGAAGCTCTTCGACCTGCCCAGCCTAGACTGGCTGGAAGGGGACAGCGAGGAAGCCTTGCAAGACACTTTGGGCGAGTTGGGAAACATGATGGTGGGGCTCGTCAAAGGCGGGCTCACCAAGTGGTACCCGAACCTGGCGTTGACCACCCCCAAGGTGCTGAAGAACCGTCGCATGAAGGTGGATACCGCAGCCATGAGCTTCCGTCGCCAATATACCTTCGAGGGCTTTGGAAGCGAGCTGATGATCGACTTTTGCTGCGAGTGA
- a CDS encoding chemotaxis protein CheV: MATLNSSRDSILLESGTNEVEFIEFYLGSVSYGINVSKVQRVLARSSVSVTGVAQAPYGAVGMIHIQEQPIMLMDLKMSLGIPFDPESIDLERQLILVTTFNKQTTAFLIDGISKIHRTSWENFEPLNENVTSEGAGGYSTGTVTFDENIIVILDLERLMLALFPSSHGNLGVLESVECRPEREAVRILYAEDSKMVRGITEDILHSSGYVQVDAFENGEDAYNFLQKRIREKDFDGLGPYDLVLTDIEMPKMDGLTLCRRVKTEACSANPPKVIVYSSLINKEMALKCVSVGADAQLAKPDVRQIVDLIDSLCLEAVRNS; encoded by the coding sequence ATGGCAACTCTCAACAGCTCACGCGATTCGATACTCCTCGAATCTGGCACCAACGAGGTCGAATTCATCGAGTTTTACCTCGGTTCGGTCAGCTACGGCATCAACGTTTCCAAGGTGCAGAGAGTTCTCGCACGCTCCAGCGTATCGGTCACTGGGGTCGCTCAAGCCCCCTACGGCGCGGTCGGTATGATCCATATCCAGGAGCAGCCCATCATGCTTATGGACCTCAAGATGTCGCTGGGCATCCCCTTCGATCCCGAGTCCATAGATCTCGAGCGCCAGCTCATCCTCGTAACCACCTTCAACAAGCAAACCACCGCCTTCCTTATCGACGGCATCTCCAAGATCCACCGCACTTCCTGGGAAAACTTCGAGCCGCTCAACGAAAACGTCACCAGCGAGGGCGCGGGCGGCTACTCGACAGGGACCGTCACTTTCGACGAGAACATCATCGTCATCTTGGATCTCGAGCGCCTCATGCTCGCCCTCTTCCCTTCGTCACATGGAAACCTCGGCGTGCTCGAGTCCGTAGAATGCCGGCCCGAACGCGAAGCGGTTCGCATCCTCTACGCCGAAGACTCCAAGATGGTGCGGGGCATCACCGAGGACATCCTGCACAGCTCCGGCTACGTGCAAGTCGACGCCTTCGAAAATGGCGAGGACGCCTACAACTTCCTGCAAAAGCGGATCCGCGAGAAGGATTTCGACGGGCTCGGTCCCTACGACTTGGTTCTCACCGATATCGAAATGCCCAAAATGGACGGGCTCACCCTTTGCCGACGCGTCAAGACGGAAGCCTGCTCCGCGAATCCTCCCAAGGTTATCGTCTACTCCTCGCTGATCAACAAGGAGATGGCCCTCAAGTGCGTCTCCGTGGGAGCAGACGCTCAACTTGCCAAGCCCGACGTGAGACAAATCGTCGACCTGATCGACTCGCTCTGCCTGGAGGCCGTTCGCAATTCCTGA